From one Meles meles chromosome 18, mMelMel3.1 paternal haplotype, whole genome shotgun sequence genomic stretch:
- the C18H17orf97 gene encoding protein LIAT1 isoform X1, producing MDCRGVVGASGYGEEGEDDEDDEEEREGGTVGSLGAKLPPIAGSASELNKRKVKKKKKKKTKGSGKGDADKQQSRGLKSQQLSSSFHDILSASKDHGPRQEHKQDKGENKPIPPYSTVNLPHFTELEENLSNHINESLRWDGVLADPEAEKERIRLYKLNRRKRYRILALKGFHSELGGEESPENLLYLCDKDSSSDGRPCFEGSLTPKLLPSDGAAAAPE from the exons ATGGACTGCCGCGGTGTGGTGGGGGCGTCGGGGTACGGCGAAGAGGGCGAGGACGATGAGGACGACGAGGAGGAGCGAGAGGGTGGCACTGTGGGCTCTCTGGGGGCCAAACTGCCCCCCATCGCAGGCAGCGCCTCAGAACTGAACAAACGGAaggtgaagaagaaaaagaagaagaagaccaagGGGTCCGGCAAGGGGGACG CAGATAAACAGCAGAGTCGAGGCCTGAAGAGTCAGCAGCTGTCCTCATCCTTTCATGACATCTTAAGTGCCAGCAAAGATCATGGCCCCAGGCAAGAACATAAACAGGACAAAGGTGAAAACAAGCCCATCCCGCCTTACTCCACCGTAAATCTCCCCCATTTCACTGAACTAGAAGAGAACCTCTCCAACCACATCAACGAAAGCCTGCGTTGGGATGGAGTTCTCGCTGACCCAGAGGCGGAAAAAGAAAGGATTCGCCTATATAAGCTGAACCGGAGGAAGCGGTACCGCATTTTGGCCCTCAAGGGCTTCCACTCTGAACTGGGTGGCGAGGAGAGCCCCGAGAACCTTCTGTACCTCTGCGATAAAGACAGCAGCTCGGATGGCAGGCCCTGCTTTGAAGGAAGCCTTACTCCCAAACTGCTGCCCTCTGACGGGGCTGCTGCTGCGCCAGAGTGA
- the C18H17orf97 gene encoding protein LIAT1 isoform X2: MDCRGVVGASGYGEEGEDDEDDEEEREGGTVGSLGAKLPPIAGSASELNKRKVKKKKKKKTKGSGKGDDKQQSRGLKSQQLSSSFHDILSASKDHGPRQEHKQDKGENKPIPPYSTVNLPHFTELEENLSNHINESLRWDGVLADPEAEKERIRLYKLNRRKRYRILALKGFHSELGGEESPENLLYLCDKDSSSDGRPCFEGSLTPKLLPSDGAAAAPE; this comes from the exons ATGGACTGCCGCGGTGTGGTGGGGGCGTCGGGGTACGGCGAAGAGGGCGAGGACGATGAGGACGACGAGGAGGAGCGAGAGGGTGGCACTGTGGGCTCTCTGGGGGCCAAACTGCCCCCCATCGCAGGCAGCGCCTCAGAACTGAACAAACGGAaggtgaagaagaaaaagaagaagaagaccaagGGGTCCGGCAAGGGGGACG ATAAACAGCAGAGTCGAGGCCTGAAGAGTCAGCAGCTGTCCTCATCCTTTCATGACATCTTAAGTGCCAGCAAAGATCATGGCCCCAGGCAAGAACATAAACAGGACAAAGGTGAAAACAAGCCCATCCCGCCTTACTCCACCGTAAATCTCCCCCATTTCACTGAACTAGAAGAGAACCTCTCCAACCACATCAACGAAAGCCTGCGTTGGGATGGAGTTCTCGCTGACCCAGAGGCGGAAAAAGAAAGGATTCGCCTATATAAGCTGAACCGGAGGAAGCGGTACCGCATTTTGGCCCTCAAGGGCTTCCACTCTGAACTGGGTGGCGAGGAGAGCCCCGAGAACCTTCTGTACCTCTGCGATAAAGACAGCAGCTCGGATGGCAGGCCCTGCTTTGAAGGAAGCCTTACTCCCAAACTGCTGCCCTCTGACGGGGCTGCTGCTGCGCCAGAGTGA